Below is a window of Plasmodium brasilianum strain Bolivian I chromosome 14, whole genome shotgun sequence DNA.
ATCTCTACAGAATTATGTTTTAGCTGCTTCGCTATTTCAATGTTTGATTTGgccatattttaatttctctTTGCACATTTATGCGTTTTGTTTCATCTATGTGTTCTCACTTTATGTTTTAACTTTGAGTTTTAACTTTGAGTTTTCacttttcacttttttctttttctattttttttctattttctttctttttctttttcttttttttttttcctatattctatctttttctttttctttttactgtTTCTTACCCATTCACTGATATTTCACGCTTGttttcgatttttttttcgacaaattttttacattcatATGTGCTTTTACACTTATATGCGTATGAATTCTATATTGAAGAGAAATGAGTCGCTTTCTCTATTTCTATATTAACAAGTTTAAtcattccttttttcccCAGAATCGTTATGCTATCACATTTTGTACTATCTttcgttttgttttgtttgtttttttttttttttttttctgtagaATACAGTAGTATACAAAAGAcaaaattttcttcattttccaTTTGTGAATTCATGTAACCTAGGAAAacttattttgtatttttaaaggTTTACATCGTTTATCTGTTTAATATTTtagctttattttatcatatttaaatatatgaatataatgtAGTATCTCATCTTTAATTATAAGAGAtgcctatttttttttttttttctttatcatgTATACGTTTTATTAATCTGTCATTTATAAGGCGCAAAATATgtctttttcatatttctaCGACAGAAAGaaattcattatattcatttacttatttttttcaagagTTCTTATAGTtcattttgcatatatatatgcaatttaaattaaaatattttaaaatatttcaaaaaaagaaaaaagctaTTGACAAAGAATTATATGTTGAGAACATGGTTTCCTATGGGTTATTAAGCAGTTCCTAACCGCTTAGTTTAAAACATAGAAGTATCATATGTGTACAACAGTctgcatttatatacatatatgagtTTCACAAATAATTGGAAAGCGTTAATTTTCAAAAGGAATTAATGACATTAATGAGCTATAAAGAGTTGAGTTaatttcaaataataaacaagatgtataaacatatttagaaatacataaaaacatatttagaaatatatataaacatatttagaaatacatgtaaacatatttagaaatacatgtaaacatatttagaaatacatataaacatatttagaagcatatgtaaacatacttagaaatacatataaacatatttagaagcatatgtaaacatacttagaaatacataaaaacatatttagaAATACATGTAAACATATTTAGAAATACATGTAGACATATTTAGAAATACATGTAAACATATTtagaaatacatataaacatatttggaaatatatgtatacaaattGCTAAAATGCGAAATTTTACTAATGTACAATCGAATAATAAACAcataaaaagaacaaaaaacatacatataaatacataatgcATGCATaggtacatacatatatgcatacaaacatacatgcatacacatacatacatgcatacaaacatacatgcatacacatacatacatgcatacaaacatacatgcatacacatacatacatgcatacaaacatacatgcatatgaacatttataaaatatacaaaagaGGTTAAGAAAACGTGTGTCAAAATAGGCATATATCAATATGCGCACATGTCCATACTGTACTCAAATTCGTACAAGGCTAAGTTATTAATTTCTTTCaaaatgttttttcattGGTCCCCAAAAAGGCTCAGGGTTTTCTatagtaaataatttaaggtgggttttatcttttttataattcgaaatattaatgttatcaaatgaagaattttttttaaaaaattcatatgttaataactttttctttaatttttcatctttAATAGTATTTATAGAATACACTTTTTTCTGTGTATTTTCATTCCCTTCTTTACAATTTTTGTTGTTTATTCCATCTAATTCATCGTTTTTTCCATCGACAGAATTAaagcttctttttttcgaattaattttatatataatagcgCGGAATATATCCATAAAAACGTTGTTAGGTGCATTCGTTTTTACACTATCCGGATCCTTGTGAAAATAAGAAACTTCATAATTCAAATTGACCAATGCATTAACCAGTAATTTTCTGGAAAATgagcatattttaaaatttctaaatAAAGCTGgcatattataatataatggtatatttatttcttgttttaaacatctaaaatttattaatatcctATCTCttgtttttattgtatttaaattatactcCTCTAAATTCTCTAATAATGATATACATGTGAGTATAAAATCAGCATTATGTAATTttcctatatatataggtcCACCTATTAGTATATCCCCTCCGCATTCTTCACATTTATTCGATATTTGTAATTTGCtacttttgtatttatatccAATTATCGTACTCTTTGCATTTTCCGTTGCTTCTCCACCATTTTCTACCTTTTCCACTTTTTCGAAATTCTGTGCATTTTCTGTATTCTCACCATTCCTAACAATTTCAACCTGTTTACAAAATTCAGTGTTCAAAAGTTTTTCCTTCTTATTTTCACTTCCATTTTCTAAAAGATCACGATTACCATTAGGAAaagaatatttctttttattttttttccttctttttgagttattattattattattatcattattatcattgttGTTGTTATCTGTTACAGACACATTTACATCTTTTTTAGATGCTAAAGGGTTAATGTAAAAGCTAGAACAATTGGTGCACTGGTACACTAAGCCACTATCAATGCAAAGGTCCTTTGTTTGTAAAGCATCATCCAATACTTGTATCAATATAcgaatataaaagtaaatattgaGAGATAAAAAGGGAATAATacactttttatatttagaagcaattgtttttattttataaaataagacTCTTATACTGTATTCATTATTGTAGTTTACTTTTTTACTAAATATCATACtattatacttataaaaGGATACGTCTGGAAACTTTCCATTCAATATCCTCATATCTGTAtttgttattaaaataaaaaaattacttctACCATATTTTAAGCAACTTTCAAGATATTCTATTGATGATCCATATGGATCTATATCTATTATAtcgaatatatatttttccattaatttgctttttttaattaaatcatCAAGAGTGCTTTCActaatattttcctttccATAATGGTTTTGTATTCCTTCATTATGCATCCCTTCGTTATGCATCCTTTCGTTGTGTACCTTTCTGTTTTGTTCTCCATTTTGAGCTTCTACATCTACTGATTCCACATCTTGGTGCACATCGTCCCCCTCAACAGTTTTATGCTCGTtcaattctttttttgctGATTCATTTCCACTAATAGCATCATCCCTATCACTACAATGCGTCAAGCTATTATAGTTGGTTTCGTCATACTGGTCCGATTCATCTTCTATTAAATCTATTTTAGTATTAACATCATCGTTATTTGAAAATGCGGTGGAGTCACTATCTTGTATGTCTTCTTTACTCTCATTATTATTGCTTTTTACTCTGTTgtaatatgttaaaaattttaaaaattttaacgcTTGTTTGAAATaactattataattaattatgttattaatataagtGAAACCTATATCCAATTTCTTATTGTTCCTTttctttgtatatatattatcaatgtttaatatattcataacaCTATTAGCATCGTTGCATAGAATTGTgtatttatctttatttatgttatttcttttaaaatttcttcttATTTGCTTACAAGCATATTTGTCAATATCGtttgttattatatgatTTATCGTTTCCCTTAATTCTTTCACATATCTTATGCTTCTTATTCCGCTTGCACTTAACAATTCAATAACATTAAATCCTCTGAATAGTGTTTTTCCATTgtccttatttttattttttaaatagattTCCAAtgcttttattaaaattatactcATATCCCGATTATATACTTGTGccttattataaaaaaggtgtttattcttgttttttattttcacactgccttcaaatatatatttattatcttCATTGTAGTATGCCCCTCCTACTTCTCCTTCCTCGAATTTATTTTCCGTCTCATTCTTTTTATTGCTTCCATTACCTTttctgtaaaatatttttttattttcttctataAACTTTCTTTTTCGCTTctcattttttcctctttcaTTACCAATCcctatcattttttatctgtgctaaattttttttttttttttttttcagtaaaAATTTACGTAAAATGTGTGCTATAAATATGAGCTATCTATGCACAACAACGAAAATAACTCCGTAGTTACgtacaacatatatacatgagtatatgtataaagcAAACAcactatataataaatgtattgtAGAGTCGTACTGTAATAATGTTCTATACATACgtactataaatatatatattttgtatgtgCAAGTATTAAACacttaaattataaacaCGAACTATAAATATGAACTTATGTGTGTCGTACTGTAAATATGTGTTTCAAATACGTACTAAAAATACGCATTTCAGATGCGTACCATAAATAAGTGTTTTAAATACGTAATATAAATTTGCATTATAAATATGGatgatgtatatattttgaaaaaatgcaTGTGTTTTAAAGGTAcatatgtgttatatatatgtatataacattatgTTAATTAATTTTGGGGAAAAGCATTTTGTTCCTCAATACCTACTACACCTTTGCttttaagagaaaaaaaacaaaaaatatacatatatatatatataatatgaaataagTATTAAGATAACATTGTATAAAAAGTACTCAAAATATTGGCTAAATTTTTAGATGGGTGAaacgcatacatatatatatatgtatgtatatatatatatatatatatatatatataataattattattaattcacatattataatacttttaatttcttacaagggaaataataatattggctttttttttattttttttaaatgttcatataaatgaacactgtttaaaaatatggtaaaatttaattattctttcatttttttaaatatatcaatatgtatttttaatgagATGTTACTTTATTGtggtcatttttttttttgttttgtcgCATCttaatctttttatattaagtTATTTTTCCCTTGGTACTTTTTATGccgttatttttattgtttctcattatcatttttttataatttttcctcgataatttttcttcttgtGTTTATTTTAAGATAATACTTGATGTAAAATTTCTGttatttatgttaaatatagctttatttttaaatattatattttttgctaaTTTGTGATagctttttaataatattttttttgagtgttatttttaatattttatagatgtatatatatatattatatatttttttttaacgttttaatattactcttgcttttttattatatatatagttttatttttattttaatttcaatatatacatatatatatatattatatatatgtatatataattttcaattatttttataattacagttgttttttatttccaaataaaaattatttgtgtTTACATACAAactaaattataaaaataatttgcaaCGTTTTATGAAGACCATAAATAGTAAGTATACAACGAAAaggaatatgaaaaaaaaaagaaattttacattaaatatTGTTTCcccattaataaaatatacgccaagaaataattttttaaatccattcttttgaatttattcaggaaataaatacaaaataaatgcatcaaaatataataaaaaaggtattATTATCGTATACTATATTTGagtaaaaaagtaataagcaaagtaatattaaaaaaaaaaaaagaaatatatatgtaaaaaaaaaaaagaaaacggAACTCCCCCCTTTATATATTGCACCTGTCAATATTTAGGGTAAAAAACCCGaaggt
It encodes the following:
- a CDS encoding tRNA (guanine(26)-N(2))-dimethyltransferase, with the protein product MIGIGNERGKNEKRKRKFIEENKKIFYRKGNGSNKKNETENKFEEGEVGGAYYNEDNKYIFEGSVKIKNKNKHLFYNKAQVYNRDMSIILIKALEIYLKNKNKDNGKTLFRGFNVIELLSASGIRSIRYVKELRETINHIITNDIDKYACKQIRRNFKRNNINKDKYTILCNDANSVMNILNIDNIYTKKRNNKKLDIGFTYINNIINYNSYFKQALKFLKFLTYYNRVKSNNNESKEDIQDSDSTAFSNNDDVNTKIDLIEDESDQYDETNYNSLTHCSDRDDAISGNESAKKELNEHKTVEGDDVHQDVESVDVEAQNGEQNRKVHNERMHNEGMHNEGIQNHYGKENISESTLDDLIKKSKLMEKYIFDIIDIDPYGSSIEYLESCLKYGRSNFFILITNTDMRILNGKFPDVSFYKYNSMIFSKKVNYNNEYSIRVLFYKIKTIASKYKKCIIPFLSLNIYFYIRILIQVLDDALQTKDLCIDSGLVYQCTNCSSFYINPLASKKDVNVSVTDNNNNDNNDNNNNNNSKRRKKNKKKYSFPNGNRDLLENGSENKKEKLLNTEFCKQVEIVRNGENTENAQNFEKVEKVENGGEATENAKSTIIGYKYKSSKLQISNKCEECGGDILIGGPIYIGKLHNADFILTCISLLENLEEYNLNTIKTRDRILINFRCLKQEINIPLYYNMPALFRNFKICSFSRKLLVNALVNLNYEVSYFHKDPDSVKTNAPNNVFMDIFRAIIYKINSKKRSFNSVDGKNDELDGINNKNCKEGNENTQKKVYSINTIKDEKLKKKLLTYEFFKKNSSFDNINISNYKKDKTHLKLFTIENPEPFWGPMKKHFERN